A region from the Agarivorans sp. Alg241-V36 genome encodes:
- a CDS encoding transporter substrate-binding domain-containing protein, with translation MKLQGLCSNSILLLAMLWLCFLALPSAAVEDEVELPESSDLLQFPFYIREPFVGDLAEIKQRKIIRALVTYGKSDFHLADGRPLGIQIELLHLYEKFLNQGIRRDVEKTKVKIVPVHFDQLIPALEAGRGDVVAAFLTATPERKKQLRFALGNAEGVNEVLVSHKDAPAVESWKQLAGKKVYVMDGSSYAEHLKALNFTLKLRGVKPIEVVEADGNLLSEDILELVNAGVMPYTIIDDYKAHLWEKVFKDIRINKQLTTSRDQSLGWAVRKTNPKLQENLQEFVNKQVKQGSLLGNTLLNRYFDHTAWINRLANSEDRMRFNRYVPFFKKYANEYDFDYLAIVAQGYQESGLDNTKVSHRGARGIMQLLPSTAKQMGYSDLSDPEQNIAAGIKYLAWLRKHYINEEGIEDSERMALIWAAYNAGPTKMNQMRRLTKEMNLDPNLWFGNVEIAAGRIIGRETVRYVSNVYKYYIAYTLALDLQGDREED, from the coding sequence TTGAAGCTACAAGGTCTTTGTTCTAACAGTATTTTATTGCTAGCCATGCTTTGGCTTTGCTTTTTGGCTTTGCCCAGCGCAGCTGTTGAAGACGAAGTAGAGCTTCCAGAGAGCAGTGATTTACTGCAATTCCCCTTTTATATTCGCGAACCTTTTGTTGGCGATCTAGCCGAAATTAAACAGCGAAAAATTATTCGTGCCTTGGTCACCTACGGAAAGTCAGATTTTCACTTAGCCGACGGTCGTCCTCTTGGTATACAAATCGAATTGCTGCATTTGTACGAGAAGTTTCTTAACCAAGGCATTAGGCGTGATGTAGAAAAAACCAAAGTCAAAATTGTGCCAGTCCATTTTGATCAGCTAATTCCCGCCTTAGAAGCTGGGCGAGGGGACGTGGTTGCCGCATTCTTAACTGCAACTCCAGAGCGTAAAAAGCAGCTGCGTTTTGCACTGGGCAATGCCGAAGGCGTGAATGAAGTGTTGGTTAGCCACAAAGATGCTCCAGCGGTGGAAAGCTGGAAGCAGCTAGCGGGCAAAAAAGTTTATGTGATGGATGGAAGTAGCTACGCAGAGCATTTAAAGGCGCTCAACTTCACCTTAAAGCTGCGCGGCGTAAAACCGATTGAGGTGGTGGAAGCTGATGGTAACTTGCTGTCTGAGGATATCTTGGAACTGGTGAATGCAGGCGTGATGCCTTATACCATTATCGATGATTACAAAGCGCATTTATGGGAAAAGGTGTTTAAAGATATTCGAATAAACAAGCAGCTCACTACCAGTCGCGATCAAAGCTTGGGTTGGGCGGTACGTAAAACTAACCCTAAGTTACAAGAGAACTTGCAAGAGTTTGTTAATAAGCAAGTTAAGCAAGGCAGCTTACTCGGCAATACTTTGCTTAATCGCTATTTCGACCACACCGCGTGGATCAATCGTTTAGCCAATTCTGAAGACCGAATGCGCTTTAATCGTTATGTGCCTTTCTTTAAAAAATATGCCAATGAATATGACTTTGATTACCTAGCAATTGTTGCTCAAGGTTATCAAGAATCAGGCTTAGACAATACCAAGGTGAGCCATCGCGGAGCGCGTGGCATTATGCAACTGCTGCCCTCTACCGCTAAACAAATGGGTTACAGCGATTTAAGCGATCCCGAACAAAACATCGCGGCAGGAATCAAATACTTGGCTTGGTTGCGTAAACATTACATCAACGAAGAAGGCATCGAGGATAGCGAACGCATGGCCCTCATTTGGGCGGCCTACAATGCTGGGCCCACTAAAATGAACCAAATGCGTCGGCTTACTAAAGAAATGAATCTAGATCCTAATCTTTGGTTTGGTAACGTAGAAATAGCAGCGGGGCGTATTATTGGCAGAGAAACCGTGCGTTATGTCTCCAATGTTTACAAGTATTACATTGCCTATACCCTAGCCTTAGATTTGCAGGGCGATAGGGAAGAAGACTAA